From the Hevea brasiliensis isolate MT/VB/25A 57/8 chromosome 15, ASM3005281v1, whole genome shotgun sequence genome, one window contains:
- the LOC110670342 gene encoding putative disease resistance RPP13-like protein 1, whose protein sequence is MLESLCTANILWRPVPCIHLLELFPLFLLICKEENMAGALVGGAFLSAFLQVLFDRLASQEIVDYFRGRKVNDIQLQKLKITLLSVDAVLNDAEAKQITYPAVKQWLDELKDAAYDAEDLLDEIATEALQQKLEAESRSGTRQVRRSTFLSPFEKGLSSNIEQILARLEFIAKQKDVLSLKEVQGKPLQTLPTSSLVEETGVYGRERDKEALIRLMLNDACGEDISVVTIVGMGGVGKTTLAQLVYNDVRVKEQFDLQVWIYVSAEHDIFGVTKTILDAVTLSTSRIKDFNLLQLELKEMLTDRKFLLVLDDVWNENYIEWEALLIPFKSVARGSKIIVTTRNERVASVMRSVSTLHLQQLSDEDCWLLFAKHAFDKRNSRARPQLDVIGKKIAKKCNGLPLAAKTLGCLLHSKSDVEEWDMIFKSNIWDLSYEETNILPALRLSYYYLPSHLKRCFAYCSIFPKNYEFREQKLIRLWMAEDLLQRPNPKKRMEKVGEEYFRDLLSRSFFQQSSYKRSHFVMHELINDLAKFVSGEFCCRMGNENSYDSMRKTRYISYSRTRYDASMRFKPIYEAKRLRTFLPLQLASECGHFLSNKVLHDLIPTLRCLRAISFSHYKNFTELPNSIGNLKHLRYLNLSFTSIKRLPASLCNLLNLQALILTGCSSLDELPTDMGRLINLRLLYVGETNLRELPSQISKLKNLQELSTFIVSRHDGLGIRDLKEFKHLQGKLYILELQNVVNIQDALEANLKDRKYLKELSLKWSANFDDSENERRVLENLQPCTNLERLSIKLYGGTRFPDWLGSPSFSNMVSVNLSFCKYCFFLPPLGQLPSLEELCITGCEGIERVGPEFYGRTSQSRTFRSLTVLKFENMLEWQEWISLNSENEGGAFPRLQQLYLQDCPKLTGTLPSYLPSLRKLVLNNCKQLSTSTLGALSFRKLETGNCDKLMYQELPSTLQKLIIKGPINYSLLSSFPLDLLPELQILSVQNCVQLASFSVPDDGQRDLAYLSFLRIRGCPNFQSFPQGGLRAPNLTIFSVCNFNNLISLPEHMSTLLPSLRDLYISNCPKLVSLPEGGLPSNLNMVLISRCDKLIANRRKWGLQRLPSLKIFCLGGCKDLESFPEEGLLPTTLTTLSICQLQSLRVLNKNGLQHLTSLQEFKIKNCLQLQSFPEERLPASLIYLSIKKCPLLKYCYQKENKEIWNRIAHIPCIKIDQEVIML, encoded by the coding sequence ATGCTGGAAAGTCTTTGCACGGCAAATATCTTGTGGCGTCCCGTGCCCTGCATTCACCTCCTTGAGCTTTTCCCCCTTTTTCTGCTTATTTGCAAAGAAGAAAACATGGCTGGTGCCTTGGTGGGTGGTGCTTTTCTCTCAGCTTTCCTTCAAGTTTTGTTTGATCGATTGGCTTCTCAAGAAATCGTTGACTATTTCCGGGGAAGGAAAGTCAATGATATACAGCTACAAAAGCTGAAGATCACTCTGTTGAGTGTTGATGCAGTGCTCAACGATgcagaggcgaagcaaatcacATATCCTGCTGTGAAGCAGTGGCTCGACGAACTTAAAGATGCTGCCTATGATGCAGAGGACCTCTTGGATGAGATTGCAACTGAAGCTTTGCAACAGAAGTTAGAAGCTGAATCTCGAAGTGGCACAAGACAGGTGCGGCGATCCACTTTTCTTAGTCCTTTTGAAAAAGGGTTGTCATCAAATATAGAGCAGATCCTTGCCAGGTTAGAATTTATTGCAAAGCAAAAAGACGTCCTTAGTTTGAAAGAAGTTCAAGGAAAGCCACTGCAGACACTACCAACTTCTTCTTTGGTGGAAGAAACTGGTGTTTATGGTAGGGAACGTGATAAAGAGGCTTTAATACGTCTGATGTTGAATGATGCCTGTGGTGAAGATATAAGTGTAGTTACAATAGTGGGCATGGGAGGGGTAGGAAAAACCACCCTTGCTCAGCTGGTGTACAATGATGTAAGAGTGAAGGAACAATTTGACCTTCAAGTGTGGATTTATGTTTCAGCGGAACATGATATATTCGGGGTAACGAAGACAATTCTTGATGCAGTCACTTTGTCGACCAGCCGTATCAAggacttcaatcttcttcaactTGAACTCAAGGAGATGTTAACAGATAGAAAATTTCTACTTGTTCTTGACGatgtttggaatgagaattatATTGAATGGGAGGCGCTGCTGATTCCATTTAAATCAGTGGCGCGGGGAAGTAAGATTATTGTGACAACACGAAATGAAAGAGTTGCTTCTGTCATGCGCTCTGTATCAACTCTTCATCTGCAGCAGTTATCTGATGAAGATTGCTGGTTGTTATTTGCAAAACATGCATTTGACAAGAGAAACTCTAGAGCACGCCCACAGTTGGATGTAATTGGGAAAAAAATAGCCAAGAAGTGCAATGGCCTGCCTCTAGCTGCAAAAACTCTTGGGTGTCTGTTGCATTCTAAATCAGATGTAGAGGAATGGGATATGATATTTAAGAGCAATATATGGGATTTATCCTATGAAGAGACAAACATTCTTCCTGCACTAAGATTAAGCTATTATTATCTACCCTCGCACTTAAAGCGTTGCTTTGCCTATTGCTCGATATTTCCTAAGAATTATGAGTTCAGAGAGCAGAAGTTAATACGGCTATGGATGGCAGAAGATCTTCTGCAGAGACCAAATCCAAAAAAGAGAATGGAAAAAGTGGGAGAGGAATACTTCCGGGATCTCCTGTCAAGGTCATTCTTCCAACAATCAAGCTACAAAAGGTCACACTTTGTTATGCATGAACTAATAAATGATTTAGCCAAATTTGTATCTGGAGAATTCTGTTGTAGAATGGGGAATGAGAATTCATATGACAGTATGAGAAAGACTCGTTACATATCATATTCCAGAACGCGATATGATGCCTCTATGAGATTCAAGCCAATATATGAAGCTAAGCGTTTACGTACCTTCTTGCCATTGCAGCTGGCATCAGAATGTGGGCACTTTCTAAGTAATAAGGTACTACATGATCTGATACCAACACTGAGATGCTTACGTGCAATCTCTTTTTCACACTACAAAAATTTTACTGAGTTGCCCAATTCAATTGGGAATTTGAAACATCTACGCTATCTGAATCTCAGTTTCACTTCAATCAAAAGACTGCCTGCCTCTTTATGTAATTTGCTTAATTTACAAGCACTGATCTTAACTGGTTGTTCTTCTCTTGATGAGTTGCCAACTGACATGGGAAGGCTAATCAATTTGCGTCTGCTCTATGTTGGAGAAACAAACTTGAGAGAGCTACCATCACAAATAAGTAAGCTAAAAAATCTCCAAGAATTGAGTACTTTTATTGTGAGCAGACATGATGGCCTTGGCATCAGAGATTTGAAGGAATTTAAGCATCTTCAGGGCAAGCTTTACATCTTAGAGCTGCAAAATGTTGTTAATATTCAGGATGCTTTGGAAGCCAATTTGAAGGACAGGAAGTACCTTAAAGAGTTATCCTTGAAATGGAGTGCTAACTTTGATGATTCAGAAAACGAAAGACGTGTGCTTGAAAATCTCCAGCCTTGCACAAATTTGGAAAGGCTCTCAATTAAGCTTTATGGTGGGACAAGATTTCCAGATTGGTTGGGAAGTCCTTCATTCTCCAACATGGTATCAGTGAATCTTAGCTTTTGCAAGTATTGCTTCTTCTTGCCACCCCTTGGGCAACTGCCATCTCTTGAAGAACTCTGTATCACAGGATGTGAAGGAATCGAGAGGGTAGGTCCTGAGTTCTATGGAAGGACTTCTCAAAGTAGGACATTTAGATCCCTGACAGTCCTCAAATTTGAGAATATGTTGGAATGGCAGGAATGGATTTCTCTGAACAGTGAAAATGAAGGTGGAGCTTTCCCTCGTCTACAGCAGCTGTATTTACAAGACTGTCCCAAGTTAACTGGTACATTGCCCAGCTACCTCCCTTCTTTAAGGAAACTTGTGTTGAATAACTGCAAGCAGCTTAGCACTTCAACTCTAGGGGCCCTTTCATTTCGCAAATTGGAGACAGGAAATTGTGATAAGTTGATGTATCAGGAACTTCCATCAACACTGCAGAAGCTTATTATTAAAGGGCCCATAAATTACTCTCTACTTAGCTCCTTTCCACTGGACCTCCTCCCTGAGCTTCAAATTCTCAGTGTCCAGAACTGTGTTCAACTTGCATCCTTTTCAGTTCCTGATGATGGTCAGCGGGATCTCGCATATCTCAGTTTCCTGCGAATAAGGGGGTGCCCTAACTTTCAATCGTTTCCTCAAGGAGGACTGCGTGCCCCAAACTTAACAATTTTTTCAGTATGCAATTTCAATAATTTGATCTCTCTGCCAGAGCATATGAGCACACTTCTCCCATCTCTTCGCGATTTGTATATATCTAATTGCCCAAAATTGGTATCTCTTCCTGAGGGAGGTTTGCCTTCCAATTTAAATATGGTTTTAATTTCAAGGTGCGATAAACTCATTGCCAACAGGAGAAAATGGGGTTTACAGAGACTCccttctcttaaaatattttgtcTTGGAGGTTGTAAAGATTTGGAGTCCTTTCCTGAGGAGGGGTTGCTGCCCACCACTCTGACCACACTTTCCATCTGTCAACTTCAGAGTCTCAGAGTCCTGAATAAGAATGGACTACAGCATCTCACCTCTCTTCAAGAGTTTAAGATCAAGAACTGTCTTCAACTTCAGTCCTTCCCAGAAGAGAGGCTTCCAGCTTCTCTAATTTACCTATCTATAAAGAAATGCCCTTTACTGAAATATTGCTACCAGAAGGAGAATAAGGAAATCTGGAACAGAATCGCTCATATTCCTTGCATAAAGATTGACCAAGAAGTGATAATGCTATGA